Part of the Bacillus thermozeamaize genome is shown below.
CCCCGCCACGGAAGAGTCCCTCCCACGCCCGATTCGATTAACCGCGCAACGGGTGTTTTGGCCGTATCAAAGGTTTTCTTGACACGCGCTCCGTGCCTCTCCTTGCCGATCAGCTTGCAAGTGGGCAGGCAGAAATTGAAGTACCGGTCATGCAGGGCATAGAGGGCATTGAGCCACTCCACTTGTTCTGGGCGATCATAGCGTTCGTAGCCGACCAGCTGGCGGACGAGGAAGCCGTTTTTCTGCTCCACGTGAGCATTGTCGTTTTTGCGATAAGGGCGGCTGCGCGAGAACCGAAACTGGTTTGAAGCGCAGAAGGTTTTCAAATGGGCGTTTAAAAACTCCTGGCCGTTGTCACTGTGGATCCCCCAAGGCTGCATGGGCCACTCGCGATGGGAGCTTAAGCTCACACAGCACAGCAAGTTGGGATTTGCCCAGCAACGCGCGAAAGAGGCTAAATAGGCTTGCTCCGATGACTTATCGTCAGTAACTTGAAAATATTGCATAAAAACGGACTCCGCAATTAACGGAGTCCAGAGAATACGATTTTTGTTTTTTTCACTGTCTACTTGACAGGGAGCAGTTCAGTCGCAAGCGGGAGTTTGTCTTCAGTCAATAACCTTCCATGATGGAGGTTTTTTCATTTTGGAGCCCGTTAAATATATCCTTCCGCTTTCAACAATTCAGCGATCAGAATAGCGCCTCCGGCTGCTCCGCGCAAGGTGTTATGCGACAGTCCGACAAATTTGTAGTCGTATAGAGTGTCCTCGCGAAGCCGTCCGACGGATACGCCCATGCCGTTCCCGATGTTGCGGTCGAGCTTCGTTTGCGGACGGTCATTTTCCTCGAAGCAGGTGATGAATGGGTTCGGTGCGCTTGGCAATCCGAGTTCTTGGGGCCGGCCGCTGTACTGCTGCCAGCAGGCCAGGATTTCCGCCTTCGTCGGCTTATGCTCGAACGAGACGGAGACGGTCGCCAGATGGCCGTCCGTCACGGGAACGCGAACGCATTGCGACGATATGACGGGATTGTTCGCCTTGACGATTTCGCCGTTTTCCACGCGGCCCCAAATGCGCAACGGTTCCTGCTCGCTTTTCTCTTCTTCGCCGTCGATGTAAGGAATGACATTGTCTAGCATTTCCGGCCAATCGGCAAAACTTTTACCGGCTCCGGAAATGGCCTGGTAGGTGGAAACCACGACCTTTGTGGGCTTGAACGGCGCAAGTGCGTGAAGCGCCGGCACGTAGCTTTGGAT
Proteins encoded:
- a CDS encoding aspartate-semialdehyde dehydrogenase; its protein translation is MKKKLKVGIVGGTGMVGQRFVQLLENHPWFEVTAIAASPKSAGKTYEEAVRHRWKMSGPIPERVKSIVVQDASNVEEVSANVDFVFCAVEMKKEETKALEEAYAKAGTPVVSNNSAHRWTPDVPVVIPEVNPEHLTVIPAQRKRLGTSTGFIVAKPNCSIQSYVPALHALAPFKPTKVVVSTYQAISGAGKSFADWPEMLDNVIPYIDGEEEKSEQEPLRIWGRVENGEIVKANNPVISSQCVRVPVTDGHLATVSVSFEHKPTKAEILACWQQYSGRPQELGLPSAPNPFITCFEENDRPQTKLDRNIGNGMGVSVGRLREDTLYDYKFVGLSHNTLRGAAGGAILIAELLKAEGYI